Part of the Roseobacter litoralis Och 149 genome, CTAGTCTGGGTTGGACCCGAGTGTCGCACAGGAGGGACTGAGCGCCATTCCGCTGCTGCTTTTCCAATGACCGCTTTAGGTCTCCATTGCGAGGTGTCTTTGCATTGAGCCCTCTCGTATACCGTCGCAGAATCGACTATCCTCGGAGCATGCCTGCAGTGCTTTCAACCTTTTGTAAGCTTCTCACACCCCTCGCATTGATTTTCGCGATGGCAGTATCAGGTTTTGCGCATAAGACGATGCAACCTTCCTTATCGCCGGGTTTTGCAGCCTACGTTGCAGCGGGTGGCTCGCTGGCAGACATCTGTAGCGGCTCAGGCGAGCAGGATGGAGCACAGGGCCAGAAGTGTGAAGCCTGCCGGTTGATCGGGGCAGCACTGGTGCCGCGAAACTGCCATGGCATCGCTCTCAAACTATCGGATCAAACGCGCATATTCACATTTATCGCCAAGCGGTTGCATCACACCCGTCCGCTTGACCCTGCACGCCTGACGCGCGCCCCACCCCAAGCCTGACCTCATCCATCAGAGTTCAATTTTTGCCCGACTTCATGCGGGCACAGAGGCTTGGAGCCAACTTATGACATCGACTGACATCAATGCGCAGCCCGAGGGCAGCGCGAACAAACTCTATTTTGCAGCGTGGCGCTGGCATTTCTATGCGGGGCTTTTCGTTTTTCCGTTTCTTGCCACACTTGCGATTACCGGTATGGCGATGCTGTGGATCGCCTGGATCGATGGGCGTGACGGGGAACGCACTGTGGTCGTTCCTCAAGAAATCCTGCAGCCTGTCTCGGTGCAGGCAGAGGCGGCAGTTGCTTCTGTCCCCGACGGCACGTTGAAGCAATACGTCGCCCCGCGCACAGATAGTGTAGCAGCCCTGTTTCGCGTAGACGCAGGTGACGACGCCATAATGGTCGCAGTCGATCCCTACACCGCGCAGGTCATTGAAACATTCCCACGCCGCAGTGGGTGGTATGACTTCGCCGACAACATCCACAGCGAATTGATGCTGGGTGTCACGGGCGACCGGATTCTGGAAACGGCAGCATCGCTGACCTTGGTCTTGATCGCCACAGGGCTTTATATGTGGTGGCCAAGAGACGCTGGTTGGCGTCGTGCATTGATCCCAAGTTTTGGCCCCGGTCGGACCTTGTGGAAATCACTGCATGGCGTTGTCGGTATCTGGCTGTCGCTGTTCCTGGTTTTCTTCCTTATTTCGGGACTGGCCTGGGCCGGTATCTGGGGCGGTAAGATAGTGCAGGCCTGGAGCCAGTTCCCGGCTGAAAAGTGGGACAACGTGCCCTTGTCGGATGAGACCCACGCAAGCATGAACCACGACCG contains:
- a CDS encoding PepSY-associated TM helix domain-containing protein; this encodes MTSTDINAQPEGSANKLYFAAWRWHFYAGLFVFPFLATLAITGMAMLWIAWIDGRDGERTVVVPQEILQPVSVQAEAAVASVPDGTLKQYVAPRTDSVAALFRVDAGDDAIMVAVDPYTAQVIETFPRRSGWYDFADNIHSELMLGVTGDRILETAASLTLVLIATGLYMWWPRDAGWRRALIPSFGPGRTLWKSLHGVVGIWLSLFLVFFLISGLAWAGIWGGKIVQAWSQFPAEKWDNVPLSDETHASMNHDRREVPWVLEQTPMPASGSDVGSAGVENGVVTLDAVDALARQIGFDARYQLNLPQSQDGVWTLSRDSMNTDSADPMSDRTVHVDQYTGKILADVRFEDYSLAGKAMAVGIALHMGTLGLWSVLANSLVCLSVLFLCISSIVLWWKRRPVKAGRLAAPPMPKELPLWQGAVLVGLAVSMAFPMAGLALLTVLAIDALILSRLPKLRHRLT